Proteins from a genomic interval of Prevotella sp. E13-27:
- the smpB gene encoding SsrA-binding protein SmpB, with product MNKTEQELRKKSPVQIKNKKAAFEYFFIEEFTAGIVLTGTEIKSIRLGKASLVDTYCTIINNELWVKGMSVSPYFYGSYNNHEMKRDRKLLLTRREIQRLASATKQTGYTIVPTLVFIDQNGRAKMDLALCKGKKAFDKRQTLKEKEDRREMDRAMKNY from the coding sequence ATGAATAAGACAGAACAGGAGCTAAGAAAGAAGAGCCCCGTACAGATAAAGAACAAGAAAGCGGCTTTCGAATACTTCTTTATTGAGGAGTTTACTGCAGGCATTGTACTCACAGGCACCGAGATAAAGAGTATACGCTTGGGAAAAGCGAGTCTCGTTGACACATACTGCACTATAATCAACAATGAGCTATGGGTGAAAGGCATGTCTGTAAGTCCATATTTCTATGGCTCATACAACAACCATGAGATGAAACGCGATCGCAAGCTACTGCTTACGCGACGCGAGATTCAACGATTGGCGAGCGCCACAAAGCAGACTGGCTACACAATAGTTCCAACACTCGTCTTTATAGACCAGAACGGACGTGCGAAGATGGATCTCGCGCTCTGCAAAGGTAAGAAAGCGTTCGATAAGCGACAGACCCTGAAAGAGAAAGAAGACCGCAGGGAGATGGATCGCGCAATGAAAAACTATTGA
- the metH gene encoding methionine synthase, whose translation MKRLFEIIKERVLILDGAMGTVIQEYGLNESDFRAERFIDTVGTMKGNNDILCLTRPDIISDIHERYLKAGANIITTNTFNAQRISQGDYHMESFAREMNLEGARLARKAADKYSTDEQSRFVAGSVGPTNKTCSMSPDVSDPAARELTYDELFEAYTEQMEALIEGGVDTLLIETIFDSLNAKVAIDAAMQAMKHMGRELPIMLSVTVSDLAGRTLSGQTLDAFLASVDSYPIFSIGLNCSFGAQQMKPFLKELAQRAPYYISAYPNAGLPNSMGLYDETPETMAPQIGEFIDEGLVNIVGGCCGTTPAFIKRYVPLTIGKQPHKPAPIPQNLWLSGLDMLELTSDILFVNVGERCNVAGSRKFLRLIKEKKYDEAISIARNQTSDGALVIDINMDDGMLNAREEMVTFLNMIAGEPDIAKVPFMLDSSDWQVIVSGLKCVQGKCIVNSISLKEGEEVFKSHARDVMRYGAAVVVMCFDEEGQATTYERRIAIAERAYHILTQQVGMNPQNIIFDPNILAIATGMEEHDSYALDFIRATKWIRENLPGAHVSGGVSNLSFSFRGNNYIREAMHAVFLYHAIQAGMDFGIVNPATKIQYADIPQEELDIIEDVVLNRKKGAAERLINLAAQLNAAEAASKGSSSDNNSGIATSGAEDKSSVEKAPLSERLSQALIRGIGDNLEADLNEALKEYPRAVDIIEGPLMAGMNEVGKRFGEGKMFLPQVVKTARTMKQAVAILQPHIEAQQTSGTKKAGKVLLATVKGDVHDIGKNIVAVVMACNNYEVIDMGVMVPAEQIVKKALEEKVDIIGLSGLITPSLEEMVNVARELQHAGISIPIMIGGATTSELHVALKIAPVYGGPVIWMKDASQNPIVAARLMSDEKAIEQEMNDTYEHLRQEYDSQQQELTSLEEARKKKPNLWE comes from the coding sequence ATGAAAAGATTGTTTGAAATAATCAAAGAGAGAGTCCTGATTCTTGATGGTGCCATGGGCACTGTCATCCAAGAGTACGGACTTAACGAAAGTGATTTTAGGGCAGAACGGTTCATTGACACTGTCGGCACCATGAAGGGCAACAACGATATTCTTTGCCTTACACGTCCAGACATAATCAGCGACATCCACGAACGCTATCTCAAGGCAGGAGCCAATATCATAACGACAAACACGTTCAATGCTCAGCGCATTTCACAAGGCGACTACCACATGGAGTCCTTTGCGCGAGAGATGAACCTCGAGGGTGCACGTCTGGCACGCAAAGCTGCCGACAAGTATTCTACTGATGAACAGTCGCGCTTTGTAGCAGGTTCCGTAGGTCCAACGAACAAGACATGTTCAATGTCGCCTGATGTTAGCGACCCAGCCGCACGCGAGCTTACCTACGACGAGCTCTTTGAGGCATATACCGAACAGATGGAAGCTCTCATCGAGGGCGGCGTTGATACCCTGTTAATAGAAACAATCTTTGATTCGCTTAACGCAAAAGTAGCCATCGACGCGGCCATGCAGGCAATGAAACACATGGGACGGGAATTGCCCATAATGCTCAGCGTTACCGTTAGCGACCTCGCAGGCAGAACGCTTAGCGGACAGACCCTCGACGCATTCCTCGCGTCTGTTGACTCCTACCCCATTTTCTCCATTGGTCTCAACTGTTCTTTTGGTGCACAGCAAATGAAGCCGTTCCTAAAAGAGTTGGCTCAACGCGCTCCCTATTACATCAGTGCATATCCTAACGCCGGACTTCCAAACTCAATGGGACTCTATGACGAGACGCCAGAGACAATGGCACCTCAGATAGGTGAGTTCATCGATGAAGGATTGGTAAACATCGTAGGCGGTTGCTGCGGCACAACACCTGCTTTCATAAAGCGATATGTTCCATTGACTATAGGCAAACAGCCTCACAAGCCAGCCCCCATCCCCCAGAATCTCTGGCTAAGTGGCCTCGACATGCTTGAACTGACCTCAGACATACTGTTTGTCAACGTTGGCGAGCGCTGCAACGTGGCAGGCTCACGCAAGTTCCTACGCCTCATCAAAGAGAAGAAATACGACGAAGCCATTTCCATTGCCCGCAACCAAACAAGCGACGGTGCCCTTGTCATTGACATAAATATGGACGACGGTATGCTCAACGCTCGCGAGGAGATGGTTACGTTCCTGAACATGATTGCCGGTGAACCTGACATTGCAAAGGTACCATTCATGCTTGACTCCAGCGACTGGCAGGTGATAGTCAGCGGACTGAAATGTGTGCAGGGAAAATGTATCGTTAACAGCATCTCACTGAAAGAAGGCGAGGAGGTGTTTAAGAGCCATGCCCGTGATGTCATGCGCTATGGTGCGGCAGTCGTTGTGATGTGCTTCGACGAAGAGGGACAAGCCACTACCTACGAACGTCGCATAGCGATAGCCGAGCGTGCGTATCACATTCTAACCCAGCAAGTTGGAATGAATCCACAAAACATTATCTTCGACCCAAACATCCTCGCCATTGCCACAGGCATGGAAGAGCACGACAGCTATGCTCTCGACTTCATCAGAGCCACGAAATGGATACGCGAGAACCTGCCAGGGGCACACGTTAGTGGAGGTGTCAGCAACCTCTCATTCTCGTTCCGAGGCAACAACTACATTCGTGAAGCCATGCATGCCGTATTTCTTTATCACGCCATCCAAGCCGGCATGGATTTCGGCATCGTGAATCCAGCAACAAAGATTCAATATGCCGACATTCCACAAGAGGAACTTGACATAATCGAGGATGTTGTGCTCAACAGAAAGAAAGGAGCAGCCGAGAGGCTGATAAATCTTGCAGCCCAGCTCAATGCCGCCGAAGCAGCCTCTAAGGGTTCATCATCAGACAACAATTCCGGCATAGCCACCTCTGGAGCAGAGGATAAATCTTCCGTAGAGAAGGCTCCCCTCTCCGAGCGTCTTTCCCAAGCCCTCATCCGCGGCATAGGCGACAATCTTGAAGCCGACCTCAACGAAGCATTAAAGGAATATCCGCGTGCTGTTGACATTATCGAAGGGCCTCTCATGGCAGGCATGAACGAAGTAGGCAAGCGTTTCGGAGAAGGAAAGATGTTTCTGCCACAAGTGGTGAAGACCGCTCGAACTATGAAGCAGGCAGTAGCAATACTACAGCCACACATAGAAGCTCAGCAGACAAGCGGAACGAAGAAGGCCGGTAAGGTGTTGCTTGCTACTGTTAAAGGCGATGTCCACGACATAGGCAAGAACATTGTTGCAGTGGTTATGGCATGCAACAACTATGAAGTCATAGACATGGGAGTCATGGTGCCTGCCGAGCAGATAGTGAAGAAAGCATTAGAAGAGAAGGTTGACATAATAGGTTTGTCAGGCCTCATCACTCCAAGCCTCGAAGAGATGGTCAACGTAGCTCGTGAGCTGCAGCATGCAGGAATCAGCATTCCCATCATGATTGGAGGTGCAACGACAAGCGAACTGCATGTGGCACTGAAGATTGCACCTGTCTATGGAGGTCCCGTCATTTGGATGAAAGACGCGTCTCAGAACCCTATCGTTGCTGCACGTCTGATGTCTGACGAGAAAGCCATAGAACAAGAGATGAACGACACTTATGAGCATCTGCGCCAAGAGTATGACAGCCAGCAACAAGAGCTGACATCACTCGAAGAGGCTCGAAAAAAGAAACCGAACCTATGGGAATAA
- the tsaA gene encoding tRNA (N6-threonylcarbamoyladenosine(37)-N6)-methyltransferase TrmO, which yields MNIEPIAFFRSPLTSKFGIPRQGGLASSLEGRIVLEPAYRHEEAVRGLEAFSHLWLIWEFSANSHESSGLTVRPPRLGGNERVGVFASRSPFRPNRLGLTSVEISRVDNDCANAPVIWVKGADLMDGTPIYDIKPYVAYADCHPEAKSGFVDKTEWKRLEVVVPEAIEKQFSTEDMEGLKEVLSFDPRPQYHDDPTRVYGMPFAGKDVRFRVVDERVEVVEIRPVRNSSGNK from the coding sequence ATGAACATAGAGCCAATAGCTTTCTTCCGTTCGCCGCTGACATCGAAGTTCGGCATTCCTCGTCAAGGGGGGCTTGCTTCGTCGTTGGAGGGAAGGATTGTGCTTGAGCCTGCCTATAGGCACGAAGAGGCCGTAAGAGGACTTGAAGCGTTCAGCCACCTATGGCTGATATGGGAGTTCTCGGCTAATAGCCATGAATCTTCGGGGCTTACCGTGCGACCTCCACGTCTGGGAGGAAACGAGAGGGTGGGGGTGTTCGCTTCACGTTCGCCGTTCCGTCCGAACAGGCTTGGGCTTACCTCAGTTGAGATAAGCCGAGTTGACAATGATTGCGCCAACGCTCCTGTGATATGGGTGAAAGGTGCCGACTTGATGGATGGTACGCCTATCTATGACATAAAACCATATGTGGCTTATGCCGACTGTCACCCTGAAGCGAAATCGGGCTTCGTTGATAAGACGGAGTGGAAACGGCTTGAAGTCGTTGTGCCAGAAGCTATTGAGAAACAGTTCTCCACAGAAGATATGGAAGGACTGAAGGAGGTGCTCTCCTTTGACCCTCGCCCTCAATATCATGATGACCCGACGAGAGTCTATGGCATGCCGTTTGCAGGAAAAGACGTGCGCTTCCGAGTGGTTGACGAGCGTGTGGAAGTCGTGGAGATAAGACCAGTCAGGAACAGCTCTGGCAACAAATAA
- a CDS encoding ATP-binding cassette domain-containing protein, producing the protein MILELNDVLTENESHTLSFMASSGELMCITGGTAASRTRWLLAIQGFSHISHGYVCIDGEPLTERTAQSFRELMAYAPERLTTLGEVTKYEPPTVQDVFSLKANRDIPISNGILGEEMRRTGADVSDGRVQLLAVAVLLDKKILLVDNPPKETSGYLKNLAKQGKVVVVTSDEDEIISAADQVVEI; encoded by the coding sequence ATGATTCTTGAACTCAATGATGTGCTGACAGAGAACGAAAGTCACACGCTTTCGTTTATGGCGAGCTCTGGAGAGCTGATGTGCATTACTGGCGGTACTGCTGCCAGCAGGACTCGATGGCTGCTTGCCATCCAGGGCTTCAGTCACATCTCTCACGGATATGTGTGCATAGACGGCGAGCCACTGACGGAACGCACGGCACAATCGTTTCGCGAGCTTATGGCTTATGCTCCAGAGCGCCTTACCACGCTTGGAGAGGTGACGAAGTACGAGCCACCTACGGTGCAGGATGTGTTTAGCCTGAAAGCAAACAGGGATATACCTATATCGAACGGTATATTGGGCGAGGAGATGCGCAGAACGGGTGCCGATGTCAGTGATGGGCGTGTACAGTTGCTTGCTGTTGCAGTGTTGCTGGACAAGAAGATTCTGCTTGTGGATAATCCTCCCAAAGAGACGAGTGGCTATTTGAAGAATCTTGCAAAACAGGGAAAGGTGGTAGTCGTAACAAGTGACGAGGACGAGATAATTAGTGCTGCCGACCAGGTGGTGGAAATATAA
- a CDS encoding Rid family hydrolase gives MNRTILLDNARAEIFEFNNSTDVTEYHIMIHADEGTFQQQLDAVLDAYRYVREQELSGATAVFKRYFLSDAANQADEVLMADVSDCAKSIIEQAPLDGSKIALWTYLMTNVTTRQLPSGLCEVAHGAFRHLWNASAHNTAINSEYQTRLLFNEYIMQLAQEGCTLADNCIRTWLFVNDVDVNYPGVVKARNTVFYTQGLTNDTHFIASTGIGGRQQDANVLTQMDNYAIAGISKEQITYLYAPTHLNRTSDYGVSFERGTRIDYADRSHVFISGTASINNKGQIEHPKDIVKQTHRMWDNVETLLKEADCDYNDVGVMIVYLRDIADYKLVNKLYEERFPDKPRVIVHAPVCRSGWLVEMECMAVKATNDKKLPSF, from the coding sequence ATGAACAGGACAATACTTCTCGACAACGCAAGAGCAGAAATCTTCGAGTTCAACAACAGTACTGACGTAACTGAGTATCACATAATGATACATGCCGATGAAGGTACTTTCCAGCAGCAGCTTGATGCTGTTCTCGATGCATACCGTTATGTGAGAGAACAGGAACTCAGCGGAGCAACGGCAGTCTTCAAGCGCTATTTTCTCAGCGATGCAGCCAATCAAGCCGACGAAGTGCTCATGGCCGATGTCAGTGACTGCGCAAAGAGCATCATAGAACAGGCGCCCCTCGACGGTTCTAAGATTGCCCTTTGGACTTATCTCATGACAAACGTGACGACACGCCAGCTTCCAAGCGGACTCTGTGAGGTGGCTCACGGAGCATTCCGCCACCTGTGGAACGCCAGTGCCCACAACACAGCCATCAATTCTGAATATCAGACACGTTTACTCTTCAACGAATACATCATGCAGCTGGCACAAGAAGGCTGCACGCTTGCTGACAACTGCATCCGCACGTGGCTCTTCGTTAACGATGTTGATGTCAACTACCCGGGAGTGGTAAAGGCCCGCAACACCGTGTTCTACACGCAAGGACTCACCAACGACACCCACTTCATTGCATCTACAGGAATAGGCGGTCGCCAGCAAGACGCTAACGTTCTCACACAGATGGACAACTATGCCATAGCTGGTATAAGCAAAGAACAGATAACCTATCTCTACGCTCCTACTCACCTCAACCGCACCAGCGACTATGGTGTCAGCTTTGAGCGCGGCACACGTATCGACTATGCCGACCGTAGCCACGTGTTCATCTCAGGAACGGCAAGCATCAACAATAAAGGTCAGATTGAGCATCCGAAAGACATTGTGAAGCAGACCCACCGCATGTGGGATAATGTTGAAACGCTGTTGAAGGAAGCCGACTGCGACTACAACGATGTTGGTGTGATGATTGTCTATCTGCGTGACATTGCCGATTACAAGCTTGTCAACAAGCTCTATGAAGAGCGCTTTCCAGATAAGCCACGAGTCATCGTTCATGCGCCAGTATGCCGTTCAGGATGGCTCGTAGAGATGGAATGTATGGCTGTGAAGGCAACGAACGACAAGAAACTGCCAAGTTTCTAA
- a CDS encoding ABC transporter permease, with product MQLSDISLLGVAIVVVMMACCGGLFIMLDKRMASRMGRVLIYYTLSLVVACLYIMGLFKVGQWWASLLWSLPLVAVTALLTLRKAHVPAKKLYWYVALSEFLAMIIGCGIITLTLPVESHVAIIVSQALLAGMMIKSVSSAIRSYTGSLANTQEHIQYMLANGANHNEAIMPSVKRALRGAVVPLLYRMTRPVAMALPLLLCGLLLGGVSPIVAVVVVMVATCVSFACCLLTVIICLVTFDKVLFDRSGKYIG from the coding sequence ATGCAGTTAAGTGATATTTCTTTGTTGGGCGTTGCCATCGTAGTAGTGATGATGGCTTGTTGCGGAGGCCTGTTCATAATGTTGGACAAGCGTATGGCTTCGCGCATGGGACGTGTTCTGATATATTATACCCTGAGCCTGGTCGTGGCGTGTCTGTATATCATGGGACTCTTCAAGGTCGGACAATGGTGGGCGAGCCTGCTGTGGTCGCTGCCATTGGTGGCTGTTACTGCATTGCTCACATTGCGTAAAGCTCATGTTCCTGCAAAGAAACTTTACTGGTATGTTGCGCTTTCAGAGTTTCTCGCCATGATAATTGGATGTGGAATTATTACTCTTACACTGCCTGTTGAGAGCCATGTGGCGATTATCGTGTCGCAGGCTCTGTTGGCAGGCATGATGATAAAGTCTGTATCATCGGCTATAAGAAGCTATACAGGAAGCCTCGCTAACACGCAGGAACATATCCAGTATATGCTGGCTAACGGCGCTAATCATAATGAAGCTATAATGCCAAGCGTGAAGCGTGCACTTCGTGGGGCTGTCGTCCCGTTGCTTTACCGCATGACACGCCCTGTGGCTATGGCGTTGCCACTATTACTCTGTGGATTATTGCTTGGTGGCGTGTCGCCTATAGTAGCTGTAGTGGTGGTGATGGTGGCAACGTGTGTGTCGTTTGCCTGCTGTCTGTTGACTGTCATTATCTGCCTTGTCACCTTTGACAAGGTGCTTTTCGACCGCTCTGGAAAATATATAGGATAA
- a CDS encoding glycoside hydrolase family 10 protein, producing MNYRIALLSIVMSFIVLFGAQAQKKRDMRGAWIQCVNGQFERMGTEKMQQTLTYQLDELQKTGVNTIIFQVRPECDALYESDIEPWSRFLTGVQGKAPSPYWDPLKWMIEQCHKRDMELHAWINPYRAKTKGTSVLAPNHIASKHPELCFNYDGLTILNPGIAENRDFICDVVRDIVNRYDIDGLHIDDYFYPYPVAGLDIPDDKQYAANSNGISDRGDWRRHNVSLFIKQLYETVHEIKPWVKVGISPFGIYRNKKSSPIGSNTNGLQNYDQLYADILLWVNNGWLDYCVPQIYWEIGNKAADYETLIRWWNQHAGKRPLIIGEDVERTVKHADLHNPNTHQQAAKYKLHNELPNVNGTVLWYAKMAVDNPGSYSTMLRKKYWAHPSLQPSMTFIDKTAPKKPRKVKAVWTSDGYMLFWTAPKGKGWKNTATQYAVYCFEKGEKVNLDNASKIVAVTSKTFFKLPYEDGKKKYVYVVTALNRIHNESKSVTKTIKL from the coding sequence ATGAACTACAGAATAGCTTTACTTTCAATTGTCATGAGTTTCATTGTGCTTTTCGGAGCACAGGCACAAAAGAAGCGCGACATGCGAGGAGCATGGATCCAGTGTGTCAACGGACAGTTTGAGCGCATGGGTACAGAGAAGATGCAGCAGACACTGACATATCAGCTTGACGAGTTGCAGAAGACCGGTGTAAACACTATTATTTTCCAAGTACGTCCTGAATGCGATGCCCTCTACGAGAGCGACATTGAGCCGTGGAGCCGTTTCCTCACTGGCGTTCAAGGTAAGGCGCCCTCACCATACTGGGACCCTCTGAAGTGGATGATTGAGCAGTGCCACAAGCGCGACATGGAGCTTCACGCATGGATAAACCCCTATCGTGCAAAGACGAAGGGTACATCGGTACTTGCGCCAAACCACATCGCAAGCAAGCATCCCGAATTATGCTTTAATTATGACGGGCTGACTATTCTCAATCCAGGAATAGCCGAGAACAGAGACTTTATCTGCGACGTTGTTCGAGACATTGTGAACCGCTACGACATTGACGGACTCCACATCGACGATTATTTCTACCCCTACCCTGTTGCCGGACTTGACATACCCGATGACAAACAGTATGCCGCCAATAGCAACGGTATCAGCGACCGTGGTGACTGGCGTCGTCATAATGTAAGCCTCTTCATAAAGCAACTTTATGAGACCGTCCATGAGATTAAGCCTTGGGTCAAGGTTGGCATATCTCCCTTCGGAATCTACCGCAACAAGAAAAGCTCGCCTATCGGCAGCAATACCAATGGTCTGCAGAACTACGATCAGCTCTATGCCGACATCCTCCTTTGGGTAAACAATGGATGGCTTGACTATTGTGTGCCTCAGATTTATTGGGAGATAGGTAACAAGGCAGCCGACTACGAGACTCTTATACGCTGGTGGAACCAGCATGCCGGCAAACGTCCGCTTATCATTGGCGAAGATGTAGAGCGTACGGTAAAGCATGCCGACCTCCACAATCCCAATACCCATCAACAGGCAGCAAAGTACAAGCTTCACAACGAGCTTCCGAATGTCAACGGAACAGTTCTGTGGTATGCCAAGATGGCTGTTGACAACCCAGGCAGCTACTCTACCATGCTCAGGAAGAAATACTGGGCACATCCTTCGCTGCAGCCAAGCATGACGTTCATTGACAAAACAGCTCCAAAGAAGCCACGCAAGGTGAAAGCCGTATGGACATCCGACGGATACATGCTCTTCTGGACTGCGCCAAAAGGCAAAGGCTGGAAGAACACCGCTACGCAATACGCTGTTTATTGTTTCGAGAAAGGCGAGAAGGTGAACCTTGACAACGCCTCAAAGATTGTTGCCGTAACAAGCAAGACTTTCTTCAAGCTGCCCTACGAGGACGGCAAAAAGAAATATGTATATGTCGTTACGGCCCTGAACAGAATACACAACGAGAGCAAGAGCGTCACAAAGACCATCAAGCTATAA
- a CDS encoding HAD family hydrolase, translating to MSDNKIKTVMFDLGGVIMTLSPEQAVRRFKELGLEDAERQLDSYCQSGIFGDLECGKISAETFRQELSKMIGREVSHEECRHAWLGYMNELPERNLLFLKQLRNMGYRVLLLSNTNPFMMSWVNTTQLPELMDKFYLSYEMKMMKPNEQVFRHVLMEEKSFPHEILFVDDGPRNVAAASQLGMRTLCPENGEDWTNDVLRLLNEE from the coding sequence ATGAGCGACAACAAGATAAAGACAGTAATGTTCGACTTGGGAGGAGTAATTATGACACTCAGCCCTGAACAGGCAGTAAGACGCTTCAAGGAATTAGGACTGGAAGATGCCGAACGGCAGCTCGACTCCTATTGCCAAAGTGGTATCTTTGGCGATTTGGAGTGTGGAAAAATCAGCGCAGAGACATTCCGACAGGAGCTGAGCAAGATGATCGGCCGAGAGGTAAGCCACGAAGAATGTCGCCACGCATGGCTTGGATATATGAATGAACTACCAGAACGCAACCTATTATTTCTCAAGCAATTAAGAAATATGGGCTATCGTGTATTACTTCTCTCAAACACCAATCCATTCATGATGTCGTGGGTAAACACCACGCAGCTGCCTGAACTCATGGACAAGTTCTATCTCAGCTACGAGATGAAGATGATGAAGCCCAATGAACAGGTGTTCCGACATGTACTCATGGAAGAGAAATCTTTCCCTCATGAGATACTCTTCGTTGACGACGGACCGCGAAACGTGGCAGCAGCAAGCCAGCTTGGCATGAGAACGCTCTGTCCTGAAAACGGCGAAGACTGGACTAATGACGTATTAAGACTACTAAACGAAGAATAG